Proteins from one Ipomoea triloba cultivar NCNSP0323 chromosome 1, ASM357664v1 genomic window:
- the LOC116033344 gene encoding FAD synthetase 1, chloroplastic-like: protein MGSLSGILLRPVLVWNPSLLHCRNRTPSSSGCTNKVNDLGVSFFNCVHPKSVHTQSSLLSDSLSQSEDGEEPPQERLPFIAGGIVALGKFEALHIGHRELAIQAAKIGVPFLLSFVGMAEVLGWELRVPIVAKCDRKRVLSSWAPYCGGMIPREFQIEFSKVRYLTPRDFVEKLSKDLGVLGVVAGENYRFGYKASGDASDLLKLCNEYGIQAYIINSVMDKNQDPSSLYSYDAKERGQVSSTRVRYALAKGDMKYVSELLGRHHRLFLMAGDQEKFTSDRCRVSAPKSCLLNLPPREGVYENCSI from the exons ATGGGTTCCTTATCTGGAATCCTTCTAAGGCCGGTACTTGTCTGGAATCCATCATTGCTCCACTGCCGAAATAGGACTCCTTCCAGTAGTGGTTGCACTAATAAAGTTAATGACTTGGGAGTTTCTTTCTTCAATTGTGTGCATCCGAAATCTGTACATACCCAAAGCTCCTTGCTTTCTGATTCTTTAAG TCAATCTGAAGATGGTGAGGAGCCTCCACAAGAACGATTACCCTTTATTGCAG GTGGGATAGTAGCTTTGGGTAAGTTTGAGGCGCTTCACATTGGTCACAGGGAACTTGCAATCCAAGCAGCAAAGATAGGAGTTCCATTTCTACTCTCATTTGTTGGAATGGCTGAAGTACTCGGTTGGGAACTTAG GGTTCCCATTGTTGCCAAATGTGACCGCAAAAGAGTTCTGTCCTCTTGGGCTCCCTATTGTGGTGGAATGATCCCCAGAGAATTCCAAATAGAATTTTCaaaagttcgatacctcacTCCTCGTGATTTTGTTGAGAAGCTGTCGAAAGACCTTGGGGTACTTGGTGTGGTGGCAG GTGAAAACTACCGGTTTGGTTATAAGGCTTCCGGGGATGCATCAGACCTGTTGAAGCTTTGTAATGAATACGGCATCCAGGCTTATATAATTAATTCCGTCATGGACAAGAATCAAGATCCTAGCAGCTTATATTCTTACGATGCAAAGGAGAGGGGACAAGTCTCGTCCACTCGTGTCCGATATGCGCTTGCCAAAGGAGATATGAAGTACGTGTCCGAGCTTTTAGGTCGCCACCACCGGCTTTTCTTGATGGCGGGAGACCAAGAAAAGTTTACGAGTGATAGATGTAGGGTGTCAGCTCCAAAGTCGTGTCTGTTGAATCTCCCGCCGAGGGAAGGTGTTTATGAGAATTGTTCGATT